A part of Streptomyces sp. NBC_01497 genomic DNA contains:
- a CDS encoding DMT family transporter, whose translation MTVENSATALSPISVRGGTLLAAAGVAAFSLTFPSTAWGLQSFGPWAFVALRTVLAALIALAFLLSRRVPVPARRHWGPLAAVAGGTVIGFPLLTTLALGTSSTSHAAVVVGLLPLTTAVYGAVRGHRSPSRTFWYGALAGAAVVIAFAVEQSGGALSTADLYLFGALLVCAAGYAEGGRLAREMPGWQVVGWALVACAPLAVAGGAVALAYEPVRLTAHGVVGLVWVAAGSTFCGLYVWYRGMAAIGVARASQLQLAQPLLTLVWSVLLLGERLSAVAVLCAAVVLVCITVTQRART comes from the coding sequence ATGACAGTAGAGAATAGCGCTACCGCCCTCTCGCCGATATCGGTCCGCGGCGGCACCCTCCTCGCCGCCGCCGGTGTGGCGGCCTTCTCCCTCACGTTCCCCTCCACGGCCTGGGGCCTTCAGAGCTTCGGCCCCTGGGCGTTCGTCGCCCTGCGGACGGTCCTCGCGGCGCTGATCGCGCTGGCGTTCCTCCTCTCGCGCCGGGTGCCCGTACCGGCGCGGCGGCACTGGGGACCGCTCGCCGCCGTCGCGGGCGGCACCGTCATCGGGTTCCCGCTGCTGACGACGCTGGCGCTCGGCACGTCCAGCACGTCGCACGCGGCCGTGGTGGTGGGCCTGCTTCCGTTGACCACGGCCGTGTACGGGGCGGTGCGCGGGCACCGCTCCCCGTCCCGGACGTTCTGGTACGGGGCGCTGGCGGGAGCGGCCGTGGTGATCGCGTTCGCGGTGGAGCAGAGCGGCGGCGCCCTCTCGACGGCCGACCTGTACCTGTTCGGCGCGCTGCTGGTATGCGCGGCGGGCTACGCGGAGGGCGGCCGGCTCGCCCGCGAGATGCCCGGCTGGCAGGTCGTTGGATGGGCGCTGGTCGCGTGTGCGCCGCTCGCGGTGGCGGGGGGCGCTGTGGCACTCGCGTACGAACCGGTGCGCCTTACCGCTCACGGCGTGGTGGGCCTGGTGTGGGTGGCGGCCGGCTCGACCTTCTGCGGGCTCTACGTCTGGTACCGGGGTATGGCCGCGATCGGAGTCGCCCGGGCCAGCCAGCTCCAATTGGCGCAACCGCTGCTGACCCTTGTCTGGTCGGTCCTGCTGCTGGGAGAGCGGCTGAGCGCCGTGGCGGTGCTGTGCGCGGCGGTGGTGCTGGTCTGCATCACTGTCACTCAGCGGGCCCGCACCTGA
- a CDS encoding TetR/AcrR family transcriptional regulator, which translates to MPRTRGRAPTGGRAGALSREMIVGAAVELLDEHGERGLTFRLLAKALNTGPGALYWYVSNKDELVALAADQVLGDALAADPRPQDGAVPGLRALAVAVFDALVRHPWAASHVNAPATLENALRLLDRIGTLVVGTRVPPERHFAVSTAISYYVTGVSAQIVAPHTDLDAATSRDAFLLHTAERWSELDPADHPFLVRAAKDLRDHDDRDQFITGLDMLLGGLSTTADPPPPA; encoded by the coding sequence ATGCCACGGACCCGAGGAAGAGCGCCCACCGGGGGGCGCGCCGGCGCGCTGTCGCGAGAGATGATCGTCGGCGCGGCCGTCGAACTGCTGGACGAGCACGGCGAGCGGGGACTCACCTTCCGGCTGCTGGCCAAGGCGCTGAACACCGGCCCCGGCGCGCTGTACTGGTACGTGTCGAACAAGGACGAACTCGTCGCACTTGCCGCCGATCAGGTGCTCGGCGACGCTCTCGCCGCGGACCCGCGCCCTCAGGACGGCGCGGTCCCCGGACTGCGCGCGCTCGCCGTCGCCGTCTTCGACGCCCTTGTCCGGCACCCGTGGGCCGCGTCCCACGTCAACGCGCCGGCGACGCTGGAGAACGCGCTGCGCCTGCTCGACCGCATCGGCACGCTGGTCGTGGGGACCCGGGTGCCCCCCGAACGGCATTTCGCGGTCTCCACCGCGATCTCCTACTACGTCACCGGCGTCAGCGCCCAGATCGTCGCCCCGCACACCGACCTCGACGCGGCCACCAGCCGCGACGCCTTTCTCCTGCACACCGCCGAGCGCTGGTCAGAACTCGACCCCGCCGACCACCCCTTCCTGGTGCGCGCGGCCAAGGACCTGCGCGACCACGACGACCGCGACCAGTTCATCACCGGCCTCGACATGCTCCTGGGCGGCCTGAGCACGACCGCGGACCCGCCACCGCCCGCGTGA
- a CDS encoding aminotransferase-like domain-containing protein encodes MYERSSETGGDRSSVEQLADVVRSTLDRYPAGGKLPSSRELVDRYRVSPVTVSRALARLVAEGLVTTRPGAGAFRAAARPPLTRPADTSWQEVSLSADAAADGAPRSVDASGVLATLAAPPPGVIEFNSGYLHPSLQPEHAMAAALARAGRRPGAWGRPPMDGLPELREWFARGIGDTWTAADILVTAGGQAALTTALRALAPPGAPVLVESPTYPGLLAVARAAGLRPVPVPVDADGMRTDLLADAFRASGARVVVCQPLFQNPTGAVLTAGRRAEAVRVAREYGAFVVEDDFARRLAHQDAGPLPRPLAADDPDGVVVHVSSLTKATSPSLRVGVLAARGPALERLRAIHVVDTFFVPRPLQEAALELVGSAAWHRHLVSVAGELRRRREALTAALRSELPDLALPHIPSGGYHLWPALPDGVDDGTLTAAALRAGVAIAPGRPYFGTEPPAPHVRLSFAGVAGTAEIAEGVHRLRAAYDEARGQR; translated from the coding sequence ATGTACGAGCGTAGCAGTGAGACCGGCGGTGACCGCAGCAGCGTGGAACAACTGGCTGATGTGGTGAGGTCGACTCTCGACCGCTATCCGGCAGGGGGAAAGCTGCCGTCGAGCCGGGAACTCGTGGACCGGTACCGCGTCTCCCCCGTCACGGTCTCCCGCGCCCTGGCGCGGCTCGTCGCCGAGGGGCTCGTCACCACCCGGCCGGGCGCCGGCGCCTTCCGGGCCGCCGCACGCCCCCCGCTCACCCGCCCCGCCGACACGTCCTGGCAGGAGGTCTCCCTCAGCGCGGACGCCGCGGCGGACGGCGCCCCGCGCTCGGTGGACGCCTCGGGGGTGCTGGCCACACTCGCCGCGCCCCCGCCGGGCGTCATCGAGTTCAACAGCGGATACCTGCACCCCTCGCTCCAGCCAGAGCACGCGATGGCGGCGGCGCTCGCGCGCGCCGGCCGCAGACCCGGAGCCTGGGGCAGGCCGCCGATGGACGGGCTGCCGGAGTTGCGGGAATGGTTCGCCCGGGGCATCGGCGACACCTGGACGGCCGCCGACATCCTCGTCACCGCGGGCGGCCAGGCCGCTCTGACGACCGCGCTGCGCGCCCTGGCGCCGCCCGGCGCGCCGGTGCTCGTGGAATCACCCACGTACCCCGGCCTGCTGGCCGTCGCCCGGGCCGCGGGGCTGCGGCCGGTCCCGGTGCCGGTCGACGCGGACGGGATGCGGACCGATCTGCTGGCCGACGCGTTCCGCGCCAGCGGCGCCCGGGTGGTGGTCTGCCAGCCACTGTTCCAGAACCCGACCGGCGCGGTGCTGACGGCCGGCCGGCGCGCGGAGGCGGTCCGTGTCGCGCGCGAGTACGGGGCGTTCGTCGTCGAGGACGACTTCGCCCGCCGCCTCGCCCACCAGGACGCGGGCCCGCTCCCGCGCCCCCTCGCCGCGGACGATCCCGACGGCGTCGTCGTGCACGTCAGCTCCCTGACGAAGGCCACCTCGCCGAGCCTGCGGGTGGGGGTGCTCGCCGCGCGCGGCCCCGCGCTCGAACGGCTCCGTGCCATCCACGTGGTCGACACGTTCTTCGTACCGCGGCCCCTCCAGGAGGCGGCCCTCGAACTCGTCGGCTCCGCCGCCTGGCACCGCCACCTGGTGAGTGTCGCCGGGGAACTGCGGCGGCGCCGTGAAGCGCTCACGGCCGCCCTGCGCAGCGAACTGCCCGACCTCGCCCTCCCGCACATCCCGTCCGGCGGCTACCACCTCTGGCCGGCGCTGCCGGACGGCGTGGACGACGGGACCCTGACCGCGGCGGCGCTGCGCGCCGGGGTCGCCATCGCTCCGGGCCGCCCCTATTTCGGTACGGAACCCCCGGCGCCGCACGTCCGGCTCAGCTTCGCCGGGGTGGCCGGCACCGCGGAGATCGCGGAGGGCGTCCACCGGCTGCGCGCCGCGTACGACGAGGCCCGCGGGCAGCGATAG
- a CDS encoding 3-hydroxybutyryl-CoA dehydrogenase, protein MTDTSTDITRVGVVGCGQMGAGIAEVAARSGLQVMVAETTGEALEIGRTRIVSSLTKAAGRGKITEVQRDEALDRLTYTTDLGEFADRDLVIEAVVENEQVKTEIFRVLDQVVTRKDAILASNTSSIPLVRLAVATSRPDQVIGIHFFNPAPVQRLVELIPALTTSDETLKRAEGVVTDILGKHAIRAQDRSGFVVNALLIPYLLAAIRMFESGIASREDIDNGMELGCAHPMGPLKLADLIGLDTVASVADSMYTEFKEPLYAAPPLLQRMVDAGRLGRKTNHGFYPYS, encoded by the coding sequence GTGACCGACACCAGTACCGATATCACCCGCGTCGGAGTGGTGGGCTGCGGCCAGATGGGCGCGGGCATCGCCGAGGTGGCCGCGCGCAGCGGCCTGCAGGTGATGGTCGCCGAGACCACCGGCGAGGCGCTGGAGATCGGTCGGACCCGTATCGTCTCGTCCCTGACGAAGGCCGCCGGGCGCGGCAAGATCACCGAGGTGCAGCGGGACGAGGCGCTCGACCGCCTCACGTACACGACCGACCTCGGCGAGTTCGCCGACCGTGACCTCGTGATCGAGGCCGTCGTCGAGAACGAGCAGGTCAAGACGGAGATCTTCCGCGTACTTGACCAGGTGGTGACGCGCAAGGACGCGATCCTCGCGTCGAACACGTCGTCCATCCCGCTCGTACGGCTCGCCGTCGCCACCTCGCGTCCCGACCAGGTCATCGGCATCCACTTCTTCAACCCGGCCCCGGTGCAGCGGCTGGTCGAGCTGATCCCCGCGCTGACCACGTCCGACGAGACCCTCAAGCGCGCGGAGGGGGTGGTGACCGACATACTGGGCAAGCACGCGATCCGCGCCCAGGACCGCTCGGGCTTCGTGGTGAACGCCCTGCTGATCCCGTACCTGCTCGCCGCGATCCGCATGTTCGAGTCCGGCATCGCGAGCCGCGAGGACATCGACAACGGCATGGAACTCGGCTGCGCCCACCCGATGGGCCCGCTGAAGCTCGCCGACCTCATCGGTCTGGACACGGTCGCCTCGGTGGCGGACTCGATGTACACCGAGTTCAAGGAGCCGCTGTACGCCGCTCCCCCGCTGCTCCAGCGCATGGTCGACGCGGGCCGTCTCGGCCGCAAGACGAACCACGGCTTCTACCCGTACTCCTGA
- the recQ gene encoding DNA helicase RecQ, whose protein sequence is MPAAEVARGGDALAVLHRVFGYDAFRGSQQEIIDHVAGGGDALVLMPTGGGKSLCYQIPALVRPGVGVVVSPLIALMQDQVDALRALGVRAGFLNSTQDLDERRLVEAEFLAGELDLLYLAPERLRVESTVRLLERGTISLFAIDEAHCVAQWGHDFRPDYLALSALHERWPDVPRIALTATATEATHAEIASRLGLEDARHFVASFDRPNIQYRIAPKDEPRRQLLQLLRAEHPGDSGIVYCLSRASVDKTAEFLVKNGVDALPYHAGLDARVRRDNQARFLREDGLVMVATIAFGMGIDKPDVRFVAHLDLPKSVEGYYQETGRAGRDGRPSTAWLAYGYQDVVQQRKMIDTSEGDAAHRRMLGEHVDAMLALCETVECRRVRLLDYFGQKSGPCGNCDTCLSPPQSWDGTVPAQKLLSTVVRLKRERNQKFGVGQTIDILLGKKTAKVIQFDHDGLSVFGIGADLAEAQWRGVARQLLSQGLLAVEGEYSTLVLTDGSGEVLGGQRKVTLRKEPERVAKAPRSAGSGSGAGGRARPAAVDLPAATVPVFEALRAWRGATAKEQGVPAYVIFHDATLREIALSMPSTLGGLSGINGVGENKLAKYGQSILDTLGGQGGGAEGGAPAGSRTTGPPRTPPPQGGAGPKDPFPEESLPDDPFPADDFPEDPFDEGPFPDDRV, encoded by the coding sequence ATGCCGGCCGCGGAGGTGGCGCGTGGCGGCGACGCGCTCGCCGTGCTGCACCGGGTGTTCGGGTACGACGCCTTCCGCGGCAGCCAGCAGGAGATCATCGACCATGTGGCCGGCGGCGGTGACGCGCTGGTGCTCATGCCGACGGGCGGCGGGAAGTCCCTCTGCTACCAGATCCCCGCACTCGTGCGCCCGGGTGTCGGTGTCGTGGTGTCCCCCCTGATCGCGCTCATGCAGGACCAGGTGGACGCCCTGCGGGCGCTCGGTGTGCGGGCCGGGTTCCTCAACTCCACCCAGGATCTGGACGAACGCCGGCTGGTGGAGGCCGAGTTCCTCGCCGGCGAGCTGGACCTGCTGTACCTCGCACCGGAGCGGCTGCGGGTCGAGTCGACCGTACGGCTGCTGGAGCGGGGCACGATCTCGCTGTTCGCGATCGACGAGGCGCACTGCGTGGCGCAGTGGGGCCACGACTTCCGGCCGGACTACCTCGCCCTGTCCGCGCTCCACGAGCGGTGGCCGGACGTCCCGCGCATCGCGCTCACGGCGACGGCCACGGAGGCCACGCACGCGGAGATCGCCTCGCGGCTGGGGCTTGAGGACGCCCGTCATTTCGTGGCGAGCTTCGACCGGCCGAACATCCAGTACCGGATCGCCCCGAAGGACGAGCCCCGCCGCCAGCTCCTGCAACTGCTGCGCGCCGAGCACCCGGGTGACTCCGGCATCGTCTACTGCCTCTCGCGGGCCTCCGTGGACAAGACCGCCGAGTTCCTCGTGAAGAACGGCGTCGACGCGCTGCCGTACCACGCGGGCCTGGACGCGCGGGTCCGCCGGGACAACCAGGCCCGGTTCCTGCGTGAGGACGGGCTGGTGATGGTCGCGACGATCGCGTTCGGTATGGGTATCGACAAGCCGGACGTGCGGTTCGTCGCCCACCTCGACCTGCCGAAGTCGGTGGAGGGGTACTACCAGGAGACGGGGCGCGCGGGCCGCGACGGGCGGCCGTCGACGGCCTGGCTCGCGTACGGCTACCAGGACGTCGTCCAGCAGCGGAAGATGATCGACACCTCGGAGGGCGACGCCGCACACCGGCGGATGCTCGGGGAGCACGTCGACGCGATGCTGGCCCTGTGCGAGACGGTGGAGTGCCGCCGGGTGCGGCTGCTGGACTACTTCGGGCAGAAGAGCGGCCCCTGCGGCAACTGCGACACGTGCCTGTCCCCGCCGCAGTCCTGGGACGGCACAGTGCCGGCGCAGAAGCTGCTGTCGACCGTCGTACGGCTCAAGCGCGAGCGCAACCAGAAGTTCGGGGTGGGCCAGACCATCGACATCCTGCTCGGCAAGAAGACGGCGAAGGTCATCCAGTTCGACCACGACGGACTGAGCGTCTTCGGCATCGGCGCCGACCTCGCGGAGGCGCAGTGGCGCGGCGTCGCGCGACAGCTGCTGTCGCAGGGCCTGCTCGCAGTCGAGGGTGAGTACAGCACGCTGGTCCTGACCGACGGCAGCGGCGAAGTGCTCGGCGGGCAGCGGAAGGTGACACTGCGCAAGGAGCCGGAGCGGGTGGCGAAGGCCCCTCGCTCCGCCGGTTCCGGCAGCGGTGCCGGCGGGCGGGCCCGCCCGGCGGCGGTGGACCTCCCGGCCGCGACGGTGCCCGTGTTCGAGGCGCTGCGCGCGTGGCGGGGGGCCACGGCGAAGGAGCAGGGCGTCCCCGCGTACGTGATCTTCCACGACGCGACCCTGCGGGAGATCGCGCTGTCGATGCCGTCGACCCTGGGTGGGCTCAGCGGCATCAACGGCGTGGGCGAGAACAAGCTGGCCAAGTACGGTCAGTCGATCCTCGACACGCTCGGCGGGCAGGGCGGCGGCGCGGAGGGCGGCGCTCCTGCCGGGTCCCGGACGACCGGGCCGCCCCGGACCCCGCCCCCGCAGGGCGGCGCCGGTCCCAAGGACCCGTTCCCCGAGGAGTCGCTGCCGGACGACCCGTTCCCGGCTGACGACTTCCCCGAAGACCCCTTCGACGAGGGGCCGTTCCCGGACGACCGGGTCTGA
- a CDS encoding FAD-dependent oxidoreductase has product MRKPVTTLHRPIAIVGAGLGGLTLARVLHVHGIRATVYEADAYDGSRTQGGQLDIHEGDGQRALADAGLLDAFHAIIHEGAEASRLLDQHGTLLFDAPDDGTAQRPEVLRGDLRRILLDSLPERTVQWGHKVTGVHSLGDGRHQLTFADGSAVTCGLLVGADGAWSKVRPVLSDAVPAYTGTTVIDTYLYDADERRPETAAAVGAGAMYALTPGKALIAHREAGNVLHTYVELNRSAGWMAAIDFTDAAAATARIAAEFEGWAPELTALITDGESAPVARMLHTLPEGHRWERVPGVTLLGDAAHLMPPSGDGANLAMFDGAELGKALAAHPDDFEAALTAYEAALFPRTEPLYAEAREMLDLCLGEGAPHGFIGLFTGGPQGQDAAPAQS; this is encoded by the coding sequence ATGAGGAAGCCCGTGACCACCCTTCACCGCCCCATCGCCATCGTCGGCGCGGGACTCGGGGGCCTGACCCTGGCCCGGGTCCTCCACGTCCACGGCATCCGGGCAACGGTCTACGAGGCCGACGCCTACGACGGGTCCCGCACCCAAGGCGGCCAGCTCGACATCCACGAGGGCGACGGGCAGCGGGCCCTCGCCGACGCCGGCCTGCTCGACGCGTTCCACGCGATCATCCACGAAGGCGCCGAGGCGTCGCGCCTGCTCGACCAGCACGGCACGCTGCTCTTCGACGCCCCCGACGACGGCACCGCGCAGCGTCCCGAAGTGCTCCGCGGAGACCTGCGCCGGATCCTGCTCGACTCCCTGCCCGAGCGGACGGTCCAGTGGGGACACAAGGTCACCGGTGTCCACTCCCTCGGCGACGGCCGGCACCAACTGACCTTCGCCGACGGCTCGGCCGTGACCTGCGGTCTTCTCGTCGGCGCCGACGGAGCCTGGTCGAAGGTCCGCCCGGTGCTCTCCGACGCCGTGCCCGCGTACACCGGCACCACGGTCATCGACACCTACCTGTACGACGCCGACGAGCGGCGCCCGGAGACGGCCGCGGCGGTCGGCGCCGGCGCGATGTACGCGCTGACACCGGGCAAGGCGCTCATCGCGCACCGCGAGGCGGGGAACGTCCTGCACACCTACGTCGAGCTGAACCGCTCCGCCGGGTGGATGGCCGCCATCGACTTCACCGACGCCGCCGCCGCGACCGCCCGGATCGCGGCCGAGTTCGAGGGGTGGGCCCCGGAGCTCACCGCGCTGATCACCGACGGCGAGAGCGCTCCGGTCGCCCGCATGCTCCACACGCTCCCGGAAGGGCACCGATGGGAGCGTGTGCCCGGAGTGACGCTCCTCGGCGACGCCGCTCACCTGATGCCGCCTTCGGGTGACGGCGCGAACCTGGCGATGTTCGACGGCGCCGAACTCGGTAAGGCCCTCGCCGCGCACCCCGACGACTTCGAGGCGGCCCTCACCGCCTACGAGGCGGCGCTGTTCCCGCGTACCGAACCCCTCTACGCCGAGGCGCGCGAGATGCTGGACCTCTGTCTCGGCGAGGGCGCACCCCACGGATTCATCGGCCTCTTCACCGGTGGCCCCCAGGGTCAGGACGCGGCACCCGCGCAGTCCTGA
- a CDS encoding amidohydrolase, with amino-acid sequence MHDDHDAKAPRPLTSTAVRWRRDLHRHPEVGFTEFRTASRVAGALADLGWEIRTGTDALSPGDRLGVPADAEVDAAYRRAAASGGDQRFLPAMEGGNTAVVATWRAAAPGPALGLRADLDALPIRESADEGHRPAREGFRSVYEGVMHACGHDGHIAMAVELAERLAADPPPAGSVTLLLQPAEEGGRGARAMVPAGVADDIDVLIAPHLGLNLPTGTIASSLDGLLANSKLRAVFHGVASHASLAPHEGRSALLGAAAATLAVHGMPRFPGHETRVAVGRISGGTSSNIVPDRAEMLLETRADEGAVNEDLQARVRTALRGAAETYGLAVDIELIGGVTTARADRPAVALVEAAAAAEGLRVVRARAEDGVASDDATAFMRRVQERGGVASYIGIGSTLAAPHHTPSFDLDEAALPLGVALLESLVRRTLAGE; translated from the coding sequence ATGCACGACGACCACGACGCGAAGGCCCCGCGACCGCTCACGAGCACGGCCGTGCGCTGGCGGCGCGACCTGCACCGCCACCCCGAGGTCGGCTTCACGGAGTTCCGCACGGCGAGCCGCGTCGCGGGCGCGCTCGCCGACCTCGGCTGGGAGATACGCACGGGCACCGACGCCCTCTCGCCCGGCGACCGGCTCGGCGTACCGGCGGACGCGGAAGTGGACGCCGCCTACCGGCGGGCCGCCGCCTCGGGCGGCGACCAGCGGTTCCTGCCGGCCATGGAGGGCGGGAACACCGCCGTCGTCGCGACCTGGCGGGCGGCCGCGCCCGGCCCCGCGCTCGGGCTGCGCGCCGACCTGGACGCCCTGCCCATCAGGGAGTCGGCAGACGAGGGACACCGCCCCGCGCGCGAGGGGTTCAGGTCCGTGTACGAGGGCGTGATGCACGCGTGCGGCCACGACGGGCACATCGCCATGGCCGTCGAACTCGCCGAGCGGCTGGCGGCCGACCCCCCGCCGGCGGGCTCCGTGACGCTGCTCCTGCAGCCCGCCGAGGAAGGCGGCCGGGGGGCGCGCGCCATGGTGCCCGCGGGCGTCGCCGACGACATCGACGTGCTGATCGCGCCGCACCTCGGCCTCAACCTGCCCACCGGCACCATCGCGTCATCCCTCGACGGGCTGCTCGCCAACTCCAAACTGCGCGCCGTCTTCCACGGCGTGGCCTCGCACGCCTCGCTCGCCCCGCACGAGGGCCGCAGCGCCCTGCTCGGCGCCGCGGCCGCCACCCTCGCCGTGCACGGCATGCCCCGCTTCCCGGGCCACGAGACACGCGTGGCGGTCGGCCGGATCAGCGGCGGCACCTCAAGCAACATCGTGCCGGACCGCGCCGAGATGCTCCTGGAGACGCGGGCAGACGAGGGCGCCGTCAACGAGGACCTTCAGGCCCGGGTCCGCACGGCACTGCGCGGAGCCGCCGAGACGTACGGGCTGGCGGTGGACATCGAGCTGATCGGCGGCGTCACCACGGCCCGCGCCGACCGCCCCGCCGTCGCCCTGGTCGAGGCGGCCGCGGCGGCCGAGGGGCTGCGCGTGGTGCGGGCCCGCGCGGAGGACGGCGTGGCGAGCGACGACGCGACCGCGTTCATGCGCCGCGTCCAGGAACGCGGCGGCGTCGCCTCGTACATCGGCATCGGCTCGACCCTCGCCGCCCCACACCACACCCCGTCCTTCGACCTCGACGAGGCGGCGCTGCCGCTCGGTGTCGCCCTGCTGGAATCCCTGGTACGGCGGACGCTGGCAGGGGAGTAG
- a CDS encoding AbgT family transporter — translation MPTAQPDQRATGREEPPGAGRLGRFFTVVDRIGRRIPHPFLLFLYLLIALAVASAILASLHATAQVPGTGKAEPVRSVLSVAGLTNLLDTLVPNFIGFPPLGVVLAVLLGVGVAERAGFLTTVVSVVLTKVPRGVMPYAVTYIAAQGHVMGDASMVILPPLAALAFRAVGRHPIAGMIGCFASTSVGYASGVLIGALDANLSTITASVVPHGLDVSTSVVMNYFFQAAAGLVLPLLTGFILARWVEPTLPELPGAEAAVPAARTAGARGPAGAAGTAGGSVTGHAPGLAHAAATGGPSDPVPAATPEERRGLGVAVIALAVFLALTFCCWLIPGGPLQGPGGALVKSPFFDGVVPLVMLSFLVCGIAYGIPAGTIRRPADVPRMMGEALQSMLGYIVIAFTAGQFIAMFDWSHLGDYLAVRGADGLRSAHVTGFWALLLMMVFSGLLSLVIFSGASLWTVLAPVLVPIFVGLGFHPGVAQAAYRVGDSVTHPVSPLNPYVYMLELSARKYDPGFTLGSLFARLSLFVVPVAVLWAGIFAVFYFAGIPFGPGTPTRL, via the coding sequence ATGCCGACCGCGCAGCCAGACCAGCGGGCCACCGGCCGCGAAGAACCTCCCGGAGCCGGCCGCCTCGGGAGGTTCTTCACCGTCGTGGACCGGATCGGCCGCCGGATACCGCACCCGTTCCTCCTCTTCCTGTACCTGCTGATCGCGCTCGCCGTCGCCTCCGCGATCCTCGCCTCCCTGCACGCCACGGCGCAGGTGCCCGGCACCGGCAAGGCCGAACCGGTGCGCAGCGTCCTGTCGGTGGCGGGCCTGACGAACCTGCTGGACACGCTCGTCCCCAACTTCATCGGGTTCCCGCCGCTCGGGGTCGTCCTCGCGGTGCTGCTGGGCGTGGGCGTCGCGGAGCGCGCCGGATTCCTGACCACGGTGGTCTCGGTGGTCCTGACGAAGGTGCCGCGCGGCGTCATGCCGTACGCCGTCACGTACATCGCCGCGCAGGGGCATGTGATGGGCGACGCGTCGATGGTGATCCTGCCGCCGCTCGCCGCGCTCGCCTTTCGCGCCGTGGGGCGCCATCCCATCGCGGGCATGATCGGCTGCTTCGCGTCCACCTCCGTCGGCTACGCGTCGGGTGTGCTGATCGGCGCGCTCGACGCGAACCTGTCCACGATCACCGCGTCCGTGGTACCGCACGGTCTCGACGTCAGCACGTCGGTCGTCATGAACTACTTCTTCCAGGCGGCGGCCGGCCTGGTGCTTCCGCTGCTGACCGGGTTCATCCTGGCCCGCTGGGTCGAACCCACGCTCCCGGAACTCCCCGGGGCCGAGGCCGCTGTTCCGGCGGCGCGAACGGCCGGCGCGCGTGGCCCTGCCGGGGCGGCGGGCACAGCCGGAGGTTCGGTCACCGGACACGCGCCCGGCCTCGCGCACGCGGCGGCCACCGGAGGCCCGTCGGACCCGGTGCCCGCCGCGACGCCCGAGGAGCGGCGCGGACTCGGCGTGGCCGTCATCGCGCTGGCCGTGTTCCTGGCGCTCACCTTCTGCTGCTGGCTGATCCCCGGCGGGCCGCTCCAGGGCCCTGGCGGAGCGCTGGTCAAGTCACCGTTCTTCGACGGCGTCGTGCCGCTCGTCATGCTCTCGTTCCTGGTCTGCGGCATCGCGTACGGCATCCCCGCCGGGACGATCCGGCGGCCGGCCGACGTACCGAGGATGATGGGCGAGGCCCTCCAGTCCATGCTCGGCTACATCGTCATCGCCTTCACGGCCGGACAGTTCATCGCGATGTTCGACTGGAGCCACCTCGGCGACTACCTCGCGGTGCGGGGCGCGGACGGCCTGCGCTCGGCCCATGTGACGGGATTCTGGGCGCTGTTGCTGATGATGGTGTTCAGCGGCCTGCTCTCGCTCGTCATCTTCTCGGGCGCCTCGCTGTGGACGGTGCTCGCGCCGGTCCTCGTACCGATCTTCGTGGGGCTCGGCTTCCATCCCGGCGTCGCGCAGGCCGCGTACCGGGTGGGGGACTCGGTGACGCATCCCGTCTCGCCGCTCAACCCCTACGTGTACATGCTGGAACTCTCGGCCCGGAAGTACGACCCGGGCTTCACGCTGGGCAGCCTCTTCGCGCGGCTCAGCCTGTTCGTCGTCCCGGTCGCCGTGCTGTGGGCGGGCATCTTCGCGGTGTTCTACTTCGCGGGCATCCCGTTCGGACCCGGCACACCGACCCGCCTGTAG